The genomic stretch TGTTGTAGCGGTTGATGGAGGAGAAAATTTATGCTAAGTTATCCAAGTGTGAATTCTGGATCAGTttagtggcgttcttggggcacgtggtatccagtgagggtattcaggttgatccgaagaagatagaggcggtgcagagttggcccaggccatcctcagccatagagattcagagctttcttggtttggctggtTATTACTGTCGGTTCGTGCAGGGTTTCTCATTTGTTACATCACccatgaccaaattgacccaaaagggtgctctttTCAAGTGGTCGgataagtgtgaggcgagctttcagaagctcaagactgccttgaccataacTCCAATTCTAGTTCTGCCATTAGTTTCTGGTtcttatatagtatattgtgatgcttctcggatcgttattgggtgtgttttgatgtaggagggtagagtaattgcttatgctttgcgccagttgaatccccatgagaataactaccatgttcatgatttagagttggttgccattgttcacgcattgaagatttggaggcactatctctatggtgtgtcttgtaaggtatttactgatcatcgtagcctccagcacttgttcaaacataaggatctcaatttgaggcagcagagatggttggagctgcttaaggactatgatattactattctgtatcatccaggaaaggccaatgtggtggccgatgctttgagtagaaaagcagtgagtatgggcagtcttgcattcattcctgttggtgagagacctcttgcagttgatggtcaatccttggccaaccagttcgtgagattggatatatCGGAGTCCAATCGGGTTCTAGCCTGTGTGgtatctcggtcttccttatttgatcgtatcagagagcgccaatatgatgatcctcatttgcttgtcctcaaggacaagctTTAGCATAGTGATGCCAAGGATgtgactattggggatgatggggtgttaaggatgcaagggcggatatgtgtgcccaatatagatgggaatcgggagttgattcttgaggaagcctacagctcgcggtattccatccattcgggtgccgcaaagatgtaccatgatttgagacaacactattggtggaagagaatgaagaaagacataattgggtttgtagctcggtgtctcaactgtcagtaggtgaaatatgagcatcagagactaggtggcttgctttagaggttagagattccagagtgaaagtgggagtagatcaccatggattttgtagttgggtttctacaaactttgaggaagttcgatgctatttgggttattgtggatcggctgaccaagtccgcacacttcatttctgtgtgtactacctattcttcagaccggttggtggagatttatatcagagagattgttcgccttcatggggtgccagtttccattatttcagatagaggcatgCAGTTCACATCGCAATTTTGGAGAGCcgtgtagcgagagttgggtactcaagttaagttgagcacaacatttcatcctcagacggacgggcagtccgagcgcactattcagattctggagaacatgttacgtgcttgtgtcattgattttggggttcatgggaccagtttctaccgCTAGCGGAGTtcgcttacaacaacagttattagtcgagtattcagatgcctctgtatgaggctttatatgggaggcagtgtagatctccagtgggttggtttgagccgggcaaGGCTAGGTGATCGAAGCCAAtcctgcactactacaaagtagcgagagtggtcaaAGCAGCTTTTACACGAGAAGGTCAGaatcgattttcacagggagctagaaatggaaTTGAGTTGgagatgcgtaattgctcttgattgcacttctaatcatagttggttttgatattacttctaaatttatactaATAAGATGTTAAATTAAGTTAAGAGTGATAATTGaagggttgtctaaatagttaaaaggcactagggaagtgactttctcctaggtggatacttgatgGGTTCTCaagtctaaggctaggttgtaatgttggggattacgatataaccaatgcaatgaacttctcactctatacctctcggtagtttgagtgattttgccctaattgactttctcaagaccaattgggaatgataatttgtgcaaacaatttaggttcaagttgggtatctaggtttaaccctttaattggggctatcaatctcttgaatatcccccaattccttgttggactaattttcctagaatcaagttctctttc from Nicotiana sylvestris chromosome 12, ASM39365v2, whole genome shotgun sequence encodes the following:
- the LOC138882647 gene encoding uncharacterized mitochondrial protein AtMg00860-like translates to MEEKIYAKLSKCEFWISLVAFLGHVVSSEGIQVDPKKIEAVQSWPRPSSAIEIQSFLGLAGYYCRFVQGFSFVTSPMTKLTQKGALFKWSDKCEASFQKLKTALTITPILVLPLVSGSYIVYCDASRIVIGCVLM